ATGTTACTAAATTGGGTAAGTGCGAGGATGTATTTGTAATAATGAGTTGGTTGTTACCTATGTTATTCAGATTCAGGGACAAGGATTGAGTAAGTGTATTCTCCTATTGCCTGGTCTTTGAAATGTTAAATTTCAAGGCGAGTTGAGAGGATATGAGGACACAGGGAATATTGCTGCATCTAGAAATTGTAATAGAGAGATAGGAAAAAAAGCATTAGAGGAAGGGTGGTGTGGCTGGTGTGGAACTGTGGACACCTTTTGTACCCCCCCACCCCTCTCTTTTCTCTTGTCTTTGCCTTGTTCATCTCCCTTTCTCCAGAAAATGTTCTGCACATAATGCACATGGTAGCTATCAGCTGTTACGCTACCAGTTGTTGGACAATTTGTCGACTGAGATGAACTGGCTAATTTGAGCAGAAATTACTGGTAGAAAACtagaaattatattaatttgctAGAAAGATGATGAACACAAAATGGGATATAAAATGTAGTGACTTGAGGCCACCAATCTCTAGGTTTAGTGACTTGAGGTCACCACTCTCCAAAGCCTAAACTTTACCAATTTCTCAACATGCCTTCTAAACCTAGTGTTCCCTTATTTATAGTCTCTCTACTCTAACCACCTAATTTGTCTTCTAGCATTAATACTACTTGCACTACCCATTATAACCTTTACTATTTAGTTCATTACAATACCGACCCCCTAAACTTccaccttgtcctcaaggtggaTAGTAATCGGCACTCGATTCTCGGCCCCTATAAAGCTGGTCAATGTTATCTTCATAGTAGTGCTGCCATAGCCGTTCAAGCTCTTCCTTGCTGAGTGTTGCAAGCAAACTGATCAAGTTGTCATGGGGAGGTAGAAAACTGTCATGTGATGAAATTAAGGTGAGAGTGGGAATGGTTATGCGGGTAGATGATTTTGATATTTGATTGTAAGCTTTTGGGTTGGGCAAATCTGAAAAGAGATTTGGTTTACAAATAAAAGGTTGGGTGGGTTTGTTGTAAATTGGGCTGGGTGAATGATTGAGTTGTGTGGTGGGTAATTCGAGTCTCACAAATTGGGCAGAATTGATGTTGGGTAAGTTGCTTTGGGTTGTGAATTGAGGGTTGGAGTAATGGAGGCTCAGAGCTTGGGAAAGGACATTGGGCCTAAAGCCCTCTGTTTGGCTTTCTTctataaaagaaaataaggcTTTTAAATGGCTAAGCCCACTAAGCTTCATTTCTTCACCAAAATTAATCAGGTTAACCTGTAGCTCTTCCCTTCCCTTAGATGCAAGTGGCACTAGCAGCCAGATTTCCTTAGTGTTGTCAGTCATGTTATACTTTGGTCCATTTACCAATTTGCCCTTACTGGCCCCCTCTTCTACAAGTGACTTCCCCTCCCAGccaattattaatccaacaagGTTTCTTCCGCACAATTTTTCTGGAAATTTGTTTTTGCAAGTCCCACCGCTATTGCCGCTGTGCTCCACCGGAATTCTCACCGGTGAGTAAACATTTATCATTGTCGTCATTCTTGCCAAAAAAATATCTGGGTCCACCACCGGATCTGCTCGCCCAAGATCCACCGCTTGCAAAACAGAAGCTCTACCGTTCACAAGTCCGTCAGATTCTCCACCAGATTTTCCAGGGAGACCATCCCGACCACCACCAGTAAACCCACTTGCAAAGTCACCGGCCCTCCTACCAGATTTTCCGCCACCAACACCTCCTCGACCATCCCTGTTATAACCACTAGTTGTAGCATCAACAATATCGCCCATGACTAGGCCTGGCCCACCACCAGACCCACTGCCACCAGCACCTCCTCTCTCAAACGACCCTCTTCTTCGCTCACCTATTAAAGCAACGGACGCGCCACCAGTTATCCCTCTTAATTCTTTATCTCTGCCGGTGTCAGCCACCACATTCACCACATTTTctcctttatttttctttacatCCTCACGATCGGTCTCTTTCGCTTCTACCACCTCCGGATTTGCCGCCGCCGCATGTTTCACTTCCTCTCTAAGTGTTTCTCGAAGTTGCTTAAACCCCAATTCAATTGGAACAAAAGCTTCATCAAGTATTCTGGAAATTTCTTTTTGAAGGTTCTGCATACTTCTCTTGTTTACCTCCTCCATTTGGTCTTTGAAATTTTGTGCCGATGGTGGTGGTGATGACCCAAAACGTCGCAATACATGGTCTTTCAGTTCTTGCCAACCATCGAAAGGCAGGAACTTGTGTTCACCTTCGAACCACCGCAACGCTTCATTATCGAGTCCAATAATGGCAGCCTTTAACTTGTCATCTTCATTCAActgaaaaaaatcgaaaaaatccTCCATTTGAATAATCCAGACATCTGAACCCCTTCCACCAAACACATGAATTTGAAGCTCTTGCCGGATGCGCTCCTCCTCCTTACAATCTGAAATCCCTTGGTTTCTTTTGAGTGTGATGTAGGCAAACTCATCTCGAATCCACCTTTGCATCAACTGTGCTGACTGTTTTCCAGCAACTTCcatcttctttttgttttttgtttttttttttcctccgAAAATCTGATCAGTTATCCAGCCCAGAACTGTACCGCTCTGATACCAAATGAGATGAACTGGCTAATTTGAGCAGAAATTACTGGTAGAAAACtagaaattatattaatttgctAGAAAGATGATGAACACAAAATGGGATATAAAAGGTAGTGACTTGAGGCCACCAATCTCTAGGTTTAGTGACTTGAGGTCACCACTCTCCAAAGCCTATACTTTACCAATTTCTCAACATGCCTTCTAAACCTAGTGTTCCCTTATTTATAGTCTCTCTACTCTAACCACCTAATTTGTCTTCTAGCATTAATACTACTTGCACTACCCATTATAACCTTTACTATTTAGTTCATTACATCGACTGATATTGTAATATcccaatattttataatttcgtataatatattttatagtcaaaatataatTATATCCGTTTTTAGCTAGTCCCTTTTAATattttcagaaaattcaaaacgCTATTTTAAATTTAGTAGGACTTTTTATTATGAGCAactatatatatttcgttaacCCTAAACTGACTTTCAGAAACTTTGAGGTCAGCcgttatttttttttagtgtTGCTTGCGAGAGAAACCTTTAAACTCTTCTTTTGCCTAACTATCTTTCTCAATCACTCTTGATATTTTGattatcatcaaaatcaatTACATTCGTATCATCAAACACAATCTCCTCTAATTTGTTTATTTCTTATATCATAATATCCATGTCTTACTTTTTTTCCATTAAGCAAATAAATTAAGCTATTTCCAAGCTGATCGAATGAGCCGCGTATGAAAATATGCTCTTCCATACCAGTTTCGGTGTTCGATTATCTATAATTCATCTCGAAAGGTAATCACACGCGTCAAATCTTTTGGGTTGTTTGTGTGAATTAATTATTATGCGTAATCGCATTCATTCATTAAGTTGGATTTGTATGACAAATATACATCGCATGTTTTATTAGtgattattaattatggttttgaTATTGTATGACACTTATATTTTAAAGATATTGATTTTAGATGTGTACGTATATTGATGTGAGTATTTTATAAATAGTTCTTGTGATGGTTACCGGTTCGATACTTCCGCATTGAACAAGGAGTTAGTATAAATGGTTTTTGGGAGATAATATGATACCATGCGTATAGTTCGTCTAATTTTGGACAATGGTTGTGGTAAAATTATTTAGGATTAAGATTTATAACTTGGTGATTCATTGGTCTTAGTTAGAACGAATGGGTTCGGTTATTTTTAGACCGAGTAATGGTGTATACATATACTTTGGGGATCTTGTGCCAATATTTAAAAGTATAGATTATTCACCCGGAATGGGTATCAATCATATTGATCATATTATGAAAAGAAGGTCGAGGGTAATTATATATTCTTGGTTAGAGGCTCGACGTTATAGACCTTAGTCCTTGGCATGTTGGTGaggagatgataaccattagtagaagagcaagatacaatctttatttttcttcatatctccaaaagtgggatttggtccaaaagtggccttgactcagagagtctttctagtagctattgagagtttcaagtttttatacttgttggtttattattcaaattacccatgtccaaggctaggtataGAACAAAGAGCAAATATGGCACCTATTGGTTTGAGTACGTTTAGTAGAGGAAAAGATCATATCAATATATTTGAGGTTCATATGAAGAGAAGATTAATAGTTTCCGTATAGTATGGAGTTAGTTTTATTTTTGGGATCATACTTGAAATGTAGTTTCATACTacattatttacatgacactttattattctATTTTAGTATGTTTCTGTTTGtggtgattactcagctttttgctgacgtgtgtgtttatttgctatgtgtgtttgcggccatgtctttttcttatggtggccctgcgacgatccttttggaatttgtccactatggtgagcagtcaagattgaCTGGAGCGGATGGATCGTGAAAGATGCAATTACAAGTTGAAAGAGCTCAATATTATTGTTTTGTCTTGTATGACCGTTTAATACTTTTAGTTTAAATAGACCACCTAGTAatcgagttgtaatagtttgagtattgtaagccttagcacttgacaatgtgatcaagtgtggcggtgatacctccgatttaggtgtaagcttccgcaaatttattataaagtcttttatattcttatttatttatagttagtatatcgggggtgttacaaaatggtatcaagagcctattCGGTCTTGGATTAACACACAGGGATCTTCATATCCCAGTGTCTGGTTTGAGTTGTCTAGGATTAAAATGACTAATTAGGAGTTAAGTTATAATCTGTTTAATTGAAGAGACTATCTCTTTCTGCGTGTTAGCTATGTGATTCTTGTAATGATTCTATATGACTAGTTTTGAGTTCGAGGACGAACTCCTTTTCTTTAAGGGGGATAGTATGTAATACCCCTAATATAATATtggcatgaaatatatatttttaaatagtaagtttttgttgattttactTTAAAAGTAAGAGTGTCAAAgtattaaaatttcaaacattaagtttcgggacgaaacttcttttagggaggatagattgtaataccctgtatttttataactttaagtttcgggacgaaacttcttttaagggggatagattgtaatatcccaatattttataatttcgtataatatattttatagtcaaaatataatTATATCCGTTTTTAGCTAGTCCCTTTTAATattttcagaaaattcaaaacgCTATTTTAAATTTAGTGTGGCGatgatacctccgatttaggtgtaagcttccgcaaatttattataaagtcttttatattcttatttatttatagttAGTATATCGGGGGTGTTACAGATATTTGAGTTTTCTTTTATCCTTCTTTCCATTCTTCTTCTTTACAGTTGCTGATTGTTATGTCTAATATCCGGTTTTCCTCCTATTAATCTATTTGACTATTTGCAGGGTTGTCATTTATTAAATTTTTTGTCAAAGGAGTTGCTGGGGGACTTCGAGGCCTGTGCAGAGCAGTTTATTCCTGTAACTTCATCTCCTTTTATGGTTATGGTTGTGATGAAATACACTTGTATGTCTCTGACACTTCATTTATACATGTAGGTTCTATTTAAGCTGGTTGTGATAACGGTACTCGTAATAGCAGAGTCTGCAGATAATTGCATCAAGACGGTACTTTCCTGATTAATCAGTTATTGTTTTCTCGAAATCTCTTATTTATGCTAAATTTGATACAATTTGCAATATTTTGTATTCCTAGATGTTGCGCAACTGCAAAGTTGCCCGTGTGCTCCCTAGAATAGCAGATTGTGCTAAGAATGACCGAAACGCAGCGCTGCGTGCCAGGTTTGCATTTTACTTGAATGAAAGAGTGAAATTTGAAAAAACTAAGTCAGTGTTTGAATCAAAGCTCTGTCAAATTTCTATTAATCCTTCCGTCTCTCTGATGCAGGTGTTGTGAGTATGCACTTTTAGTGCTAGAACATTGGCCTGATGAACCTGAGATACAACGAGCAGCTGATCTGTATGAAGATATGATTAGACGTTCTGTTAGTGATGCAGTGAGCGAGGTATATCTCAGATTCCTCTCTGAAAGAAAATGAGAAACAATGCACCTTTGAATGTTTTTAGCAACTGTCATCACATATACGTAATTAGTATTGCATCAGGCAGATATTAGGATTCGTGCCTAGTatagatatatttatttttgtacttcctccgtctcttAAAGATAGCTCCATTTGACTTTCCTCGTGGTCTCCCAGACGCGACTTAAAACGTAACTATCTCCAATACTATAGTcgcaattttttttgaaagtaGATGCAGATATACACATGGAAAAATCTAAgaagaccccacatgactatattacTTCTTATACTTTCCCCAATCCAAAATTATTGCACCATTTACCTTTGAAGGAAGTTTCACAAATATTCCATGATACCCATTTTCGGAAATAAAATATTTGCTTTCACTTTCAAGTACCTAGTATACCTTTACATGTTAACATTTGTTGCTTTATTTAATACTTGCAATCACATAGGCaagtctgattttttttctctctcttccttggCCCCACCATCTAAAATTTAGTGCCCAACCCTCATggtgcaattaatttggaacaGAGGAAGTAGATTAGGGAGAATTCATGGTTACAAAGGGGCAATTTTTTATGGATAGGGCAATCTTTTACAATAGTGCAGCTGATTTGTTGATAAGAATACATTATGTGAAATTGACAGAACTTAATTatttagtttgttttttttcccttttttattgttatttaaaTGTTGGCCAAAATATTCCTTAAATTATTTCCAGGATGCCGAGAAAGTGATTAAAAAGGATAGTTAAATGCTGTTATAGGGtacttctttcttttttctctttagGGGCTGGTGGTCATGCAGGTGTTTGGCTCCAATAGTCTTTGGATCAGTTATGGGAAGCCTGCATCAGCTGGCTTGGGTTGTTGTTCACTTGGGGCTGATGGATCAGTGAGTTTGATAGAGATAGAGATTAGgtagaaaagaaagagaatttGGAAATATCTTTTGTGGAAATAAATATTTTTGTGGAAATAAATATTTTCCACTTTTGTTGGGATATCTTATTCATCACACAGGCTCATTGTCTCATTTTGTTTGTTTGGGATATTTTCCATCGGTCTTCAACCTCTTATGGACGAAACCATTGACTCAGTGACTGAAACAACCCATTTTAGATCATAAGGCAGAAAATCTGAATACAGAAATGATCAGTCATCATTTACTCTTGCATGGTTTCTTTTGGATAGTGCAGTGCTCTCAGAGTGCAGCCAGCAGTCAACCGGAATGCTGGTGTGAGGTGAGAAAaatattaaaactaataaaaaagaGAGGAGAtgaaatgaggagagagagggacaACCTGGATTCGTGATGTGCTGGTCGTGACTTTTGGAAATGTAGAGCGGGGAGATATGCGTAAACGGGAGCAACATGCATTACTTATTTCCGCCTGACAACAATTAAAACAGcgtcatttgttttttttttttgttttttttttattttaaagaaataatCGGTTTTTTACTTCAAATGTTGCATACATCAGGGATGACCAGATTTTGACACTTGGCAAGGATTGGCTCCATTGTAATcactttaaaatacttataaaATGCATTGTAAATATAAAGTCGAGGTTACAAGTATTTTGGGCAACCATTAGAATTACTTTGTCATGGATTTGGGTTTGAGGTAAGGTGGAGAAGAGAGTTACAATATTTAATTTGATGATCAAATTTCTTGTGCTCATTGACCTTACTGTAGCTGGTCTACTAAAGATTGTTATATTTAAATAGCCGTACCCCTCTCTTTGTCTCTTTACCATTTATTTGAGTTAATCTTGATCACTGCATAATCAAGTTACGTTACTTTGACAATCCCCCCTATTCCAGTTATCACTCTGGGTTTATCCCTATGCCTCAACTATTTTATCATTGTCTGTGGAAAGGGACATCACTAGACCAGTGTTTCTGGAAGTCAGCATTTTAGCATTACTAAGATGTTATTTCTTGTGCTCAGCACAAGAAATTTGATCCCTATGCCTCAACTATTTTATCATTGTCTGTGGAAAGGGACATCACTAGACAAGTGTTTCTGGAAGTCAGCATTTTAGCATTACTAAGATGTTATTTATTTCAGGTTCGAACAACTGCAAGGGCTTGCTATAGAATGTTTGCAAAAACTTGGCCAGATCGCTCTAGAAGGCTATTTCAGTCATTTGATCCTGTAATTCAGAGGGTGAGGTTTACTTTTCCTTGTTCTGGGAACTTCAGCCATCTATGTTGTTTGTTAATCGTTGAAAACAACTGTAGTTCCTGCTTTTCTCCTGGCTTCTTAGCTAACTGAAGTTGTTTTGTTTCAGATAATTAATGAGGAAGATGGGGGTTTGCATAGAAGACATGCATCTCCTTCTGTTCGTGAAAGAAATGTGCCAAATACACCTCAGTCATCCGCGTCTTTAAATTTGCCTGGTTATGGAACTTCTGCTATTGTTGCAATGGACAAGACTGCAACTCTAGCGTCAAGAGCATCAATGTCTTCTGGGATGCTTCTGTCTCAGTCAAAGTCTCTTGATAAAGGGTCTGACCGTAGCCTGGAAAGTGTATTAAGTTCCAGCAAAGAGAAAGTTTCAGCAATTGAAAGCTTGCTTAGAGGCCTAGATTTGTCTTCAAAACATAATTTATCGACTGTTAGATCATCTAGCCTTGATCTAGGTATGGATACCTTCTTTCCTATTGAATTTGAAAACCTTAACTACAATTAAATATAGTTGAAGCAATCtgttttaacttttaagcagCATTGTGTCAGAATTTCAGTAATATCTGTACTTTCTTGAAGATTTTTATGGAATAAATTGAGAAAAGGtaaatttttcttttattgCCCCTAGTGCAGGAGTTGACCCTCCTTCTTCTCGTGATCCTCCATTTCCTCTTGCTGTTCCAGCTTCAAATCAAGTCACAAGTTTATCATTAGATTCAAAGTTGTCATCAGTCAGTGGAAGTAAAAGCCGTAATGGTGGTCTGGTTCATTCTGACATGTACTCTCATTTGCATGCTTCGAAAGATGCTGGTAAATTATCATATCGCAGTGGTCTCATGAATGAGCCGTCATCAACGTTGATATCATACTCAGCAAAGAGGGCTTCGGAAAGAGTACATGAGAGAAACTTTAACGAAGAGCAAACTGATATCAGGGATTCTAGAAGATATATGAACTCACACATGGATAGGCAATTTACAGACACACCTTATAGAGAATCAACTTTTAGGGATTCTAGTTATGTTCCCAATTTTCAGAGACCACTATCAAGAAAGAATGTCACGGGTAGGAGTACGTCTTCAAGCAGGAGGAGAAGTTTTGATGATAGCCATCTTCCTCTAGGGGAGACACCAAGTTTTGTGGAAGGTCCAGGTTCTCTTCTTGAGGCTCTAGGTGAGGGACTAAGTCCAACTTCTGACTGGTGTGCTAGAGTTGCTGCTTTCAACTATGTAAGATCTCTCCTGCAGCAAGGTCCAAGTGGTATTCAGGACATTGTTCAAAGTTTTGAAAAGGTGatgaaacttttttttaaacatTTGGATGATCCTCACCATAAGGTTGCACAGGCAGCTCTTTTAACTCTTGCAGAGATAATACCCTCTTGTAGAAAGCCTTTTGAAAGTTACATGGAAAGGATTCTGCCACATGTATTTTCCCGGTTGATTGATCCGAAAGAGGTAGTTAGGCAACCTTGCTCGACAACATTGGATATTGTGGGCAAAACTTATGGGGTGGATTCTCTGTTGCCAGCATTGCTTCGTTCACTTGATGAACAACGATCACCCAAAGCGAAATTAGCGGTAATTGAATTTGCAATTGGCTCTTTTAACAAGCATTCTGTTACTTCTGAAGGTGCTGGTAACATTGGCATATTGAAGTTGTGGCTTGCTAAATTGACACCTCTTGTTCATGATAAAAATACTAAACTGAAGGAAGCTGCTATTTCGTGTTTTATATCAGTTTTTACCCGCTATGATCCCACAAATGTACTGAATTTTATCCTTAGCTTATCTGTTGAAGAGCAAAATTCCTTGAGGCGAGCGCTCAAACAGTATACACCTCGTATAGAAGTGGATTTGATGAACTTCTTGCAGAGTAAGAAAGAGCGACAGCGTTCGAAGACTGCTTATGATCCATCTGACATTGTAGGGACATCTTCTGAAGAGGGCTATATGGGAGTATCAAAGAAAACTAACTATTTTGGAAGATTTTCTGCTAACTCCCCTGACAGTGATGGAGGTAGGAGATGGAATTCAATGCAGGATTCAACATACTCAAGTGGCCGTATCAATCAAGCCACTACTGAAGAAACGCATGGGAACCTGTATGATAGTCTTGACTGTGGAACTAGTAATGATATTCTGGATTCAAGAATCAAAGATAAGTATATTGGAAATCATACTGGTGAAAGTGTTGGAGGTTGGACCAGCCGATTGGAAAATATGGAAAAAAGTGACAATCCAGCTTTTTTATCTACATCACGTGTGGACATTAATGTACTTCAAAAGAGTTCTGATAGTATTGGAGTAAGCGCAGGGTTGCAGCCTGAAAATGGTTTCCCAGATGAGTTGGCTACAGACCATACCAAAACTGGAATCTTGAAGACTGTCTCGAATTCAGAAACTGGTCCAAGCATTCCTCAAATTCTCCACTCAGTGAGTTCAATGTCCTTAGTTTCTCAAAATTGCTTcacttattttaaattacattATCAGAAATCTA
This Spinacia oleracea cultivar Varoflay chromosome 6, BTI_SOV_V1, whole genome shotgun sequence DNA region includes the following protein-coding sequences:
- the LOC110796944 gene encoding CLIP-associated protein codes for the protein MEEALELARAKDTKERMAGVEHLHQLLEASRKPLTSSEVTSLVDTCIDLLKDNNFRVSQGGLLALASAAVLSGDHFKIHFNALVPATVERLGDAKQPVRDAARRLLVTLMEVSSPTIIVERAGSYAWEHKSWRVREEFARTVTSAINLFASTELPLQRAILPPILHMLNDPNHSVREAAISCIEEMYMQIGPQFQDELQRHQLPSYMVKDINARLERIEPKPRSSDSVVSSNTVNEPKVNNHNHNHNPKRSSPKAKNTSREASLFGGDGDVTEKPVEPVKVYSEKELIREFEKIASTLVPEKDWSHRIAAMQRFEALVIGGATDYPCFRGLLKQLIGPLSIQLSDRRSSIVKQGCHLLNFLSKELLGDFEACAEQFIPVLFKLVVITVLVIAESADNCIKTMLRNCKVARVLPRIADCAKNDRNAALRARCCEYALLVLEHWPDEPEIQRAADLYEDMIRRSVSDAVSEVRTTARACYRMFAKTWPDRSRRLFQSFDPVIQRIINEEDGGLHRRHASPSVRERNVPNTPQSSASLNLPGYGTSAIVAMDKTATLASRASMSSGMLLSQSKSLDKGSDRSLESVLSSSKEKVSAIESLLRGLDLSSKHNLSTVRSSSLDLGVDPPSSRDPPFPLAVPASNQVTSLSLDSKLSSVSGSKSRNGGLVHSDMYSHLHASKDAGKLSYRSGLMNEPSSTLISYSAKRASERVHERNFNEEQTDIRDSRRYMNSHMDRQFTDTPYRESTFRDSSYVPNFQRPLSRKNVTGRSTSSSRRRSFDDSHLPLGETPSFVEGPGSLLEALGEGLSPTSDWCARVAAFNYVRSLLQQGPSGIQDIVQSFEKVMKLFFKHLDDPHHKVAQAALLTLAEIIPSCRKPFESYMERILPHVFSRLIDPKEVVRQPCSTTLDIVGKTYGVDSLLPALLRSLDEQRSPKAKLAVIEFAIGSFNKHSVTSEGAGNIGILKLWLAKLTPLVHDKNTKLKEAAISCFISVFTRYDPTNVLNFILSLSVEEQNSLRRALKQYTPRIEVDLMNFLQSKKERQRSKTAYDPSDIVGTSSEEGYMGVSKKTNYFGRFSANSPDSDGGRRWNSMQDSTYSSGRINQATTEETHGNLYDSLDCGTSNDILDSRIKDKYIGNHTGESVGGWTSRLENMEKSDNPAFLSTSRVDINVLQKSSDSIGVSAGLQPENGFPDELATDHTKTGILKTVSNSETGPSIPQILHSICNGFEGSPADIKQNAIHQLIEASVSNDPSVWSKYFNQILTTVLEVLDDPDSSVREFVLLLIAEMLRNQKEAMEDSVEIVMEKLLHVSKDTVPKVANEAENCLTTLLAQYDPFRCLSVIVPLLVTEDEKTLVACINCLTKLVGRLSQEQLVTQLPSFLPALFDAFGSQSADIRKTVVFCLVDIYIMLGKEFLPYLEGLNSTQLRLVTIYANRISQARTGAPIDAGQ